AAAGTGAGTTCGTCTGTCCATTTCGTGTCCCGGTCCGCCTCCGTGCAGGGCAAGGCGCACTGGGTTCCCAACACGGACATGTACGAGACCGAAAACGGTCTGGTGATCAAGGTCGAGCTGGCAGGAATGCGGAGCGATAACCTTGAAATCACGGTCGAAGGCAATCGCCTGCGCATCAGCGGTAATCGGCCCGATGGTTGTCGCGCGCCGAAGTGCAGCTTCCTGATGATGGAGATCAACTACGGCCCGTTCGAAAGCGTTCTCGAGCTGCCACCAGGCTCGGGGTATGACCTGAGCCAGGCCAAAGCAGCGTATTTAAACGGCTTTTTGCGGATTGACGTGCCCTTGGCGCAGTCGCAGACGAAAAGCACCAGGGTGCCTATTGCCGAGGGAAATTAAACTTCCTCCGATTCCTTTTCCGGGCGGCGGCATCTACTAACAGCAGAAAACGACGCGACGATGACTTCGCCGGATACTGAGTTCATCAGCATTCTGGGCGCAGCCGGTAATCCGGAAGCGCCTGCACGTGTCTCCGCGCATTCGCTTCCAGACGTTCTTCCCATCTTGGGCCTTTCCGACATTGTTATTTTTCCAGGAATGGTCGCTCCCCTTCTGGTCGAGACACCCCAGAGCACCAAACTGATCGATGATGTTGTCGCGGGGGATCGCCTTCTCGGCGTGGCGCTGCAGCGCAAGCCCGAAGCGGAAAACCCGACGCCCGAGGAAATGCATGAGGTCGGGTGCGCCGCGCGGCTCCTCAAGATGCTGAAATTCCCCGACAACACCGTCCGCGTCCTGGTTGAGGGCTTGTGGCGCATCCGCATCAAGGAATACACGGGCGACGCCCCCTACCTGAACGCGAAGTTTGAGTTGATGAAGGATGTCGCGGATGACTCCGTGGAACTGACCGCGATGATGCGCAACGCGCAGGGACAATTCCAGGAGATCATCAAGCTTTCCCCTGCCCTCTCCGAACAGGTGAAGATCGCGGCGCTGAACACCGAGGACCCGGGACATTTCACGGACCTGATTGCCGTCAACCTGAACCTCAGCCTTGAAGAACGGCAGAAGCTCCTGGAAACGACATCAGTCAAAGAGCGTCTGCAATTCCTCCTGCCGATGCTTAACCGCGAGCATGAAGTGCTCACGTTGAGCTCGAAGATTCAAACGGAAGTCGCCACATCCATTTCAAAAACGCAGCGCGATTTTTTCCTGCGCGAGCAGTTGCGCGCCATCCAGCGCGAATTGGGTGAAACAGATCCCAACTCCACTGAGCTGAGCGGGCTGCAGGATCGGATCGCACGCACCGCGATGCCTGACGAGGTCCGGCAAACTGCCACTCAGGAACTCGAACGGCTGCAGCAGATCCCGCCGGCCGCCGCTGAATATTCCGTCACGCGCCATTACCTCGACTGGATTCTCGGGCTTCCGTGGCAGAAGGAAACCGAGGACAAGCTCGACATCAAGGAAGCCGAACGCATTCTGAACCAGCAGCATTTCGGGCTCAGCAAGGTTAAGGATCGCCTGCTGGAATTTCTCGCAGTGATCAAACGACGAAAGGAAATTAAAGGGCCCATCCTTTGCCTCGTCGGGCCGCCAGGCGTCGGAAAAACTTCGCTGGGCCGCAGCGTGGCGGACGCTCTCGGTCGCAAGTTCGCGCGCATCGCGCTGGGTGGCATGCGCGACGAAGCAGAGATTCGCGGACATCGCCGCACCTATGTCGGCGCGCTCCCTGGCCGCATCATCCAGACGTTAAAGCGCGTGGAGAGCCGCAATCCAGTGATCCTCCTGGACGAACTGGACAAGGTCGGATCAGATTTCCGGGGCGATCCCGCGTCAGCATTGCTTGAAGTGCTCGATCCGGCGCAAAACAACACGTTCACGGATTACTATATTGACCTGCCGTTCGACCTTTCACGCGTGCTGTTTCTGACAACCGCAAACTGGCTCGATCCCATCCATCCCGCGCTCCGCGACCGCCTTGAAGTCATTGAACTCCCCAGTTACACGGAATCGGAGAAGCTGCAGATCGCGAAGCAATACCTCGTTCCGCGACAGCTGGAAGAACACGGCTTGAAGAAAAGCGAAGTGCGCATTCCTGATACAACGGTTCGCCGCGTGATCCTTGATTACACGCGTGAGGCCGGGGTGCGGCAATTGGAACGCGAGATTGCGGCACTCGCACGCAAGGCAACCCGGCAAATCGTCAGCAACGGGGAGGTCGAGAAGCCACTGGTCATCGCGCCCGAACGCGTGAAGGAATTCCTCGGCTCGCCGCGCTTTGTCTCGGAAGTGGCCGAAAACATCAAAGAAATCGGCATCGCAACGGGCATGGCATGGACTCCTGTTGGCGGGGAAGTGATGTTCATCGAAGCCACGCGCATGCCAGGCAAGGGTGGTTTGCTCCTGACGGGTTCGCTAGGCGACGTGATGAAGGAGAGCGCGCAGACAGCGATGAGCTACCTGCGCAGCCAGGCAAAGTCGCTCGGCATGGATGTCGAAGATCACAGCAAATACGACATTCACATTCACGTGCCGGCCGGCGCGACGCCCAAGGACGGCCCAAGCGCCGGGGTGACGCTGCTCGTTGCCCTGGCATCGCTGCTGACCCGCAAGCGCGTCAAGTCGCAGGTGTCAATGACTGGCGAAATCAGCCTGCGCGGACGCGTCCTGCGCGTGGGTGGCATCAAGGAAAAGGTGCTCGCCGCGTCACGATTTGGAATCAAGGAAGTCGTTCTGCCGGAGCAAAACAAACTAGATTGGGAAGATGTTCCCGAAGAGGTTCGGAAGAAGCTGACGGTTCATTTCGTCCGCCACATTTCAGAGCTGCTTCCGCTCACGCTCCACACCAAATGAGCCGCTCACTTTGGATATCAGCCGCTGCAGTTTTGATTGCAGGAATGGTCGAGGCCGCACAGCCGGTTGTATTGTCGCGCGAACAAGGCGAACGCGAAGGGCGTCAACTCGCCGAGGAGATGCGTTCGATGCGCCCCGAAAAGCCTTCGGCAAGTTCGGGAGTGCTCACAATCAAACGCGGCAGCAACCCTGCGACCACGGTTCCGATTCGCTTCGACATCAAGCCCTACAAGCGGAATTGGATCACAACCTATGAGGCGGCAGGAGTGCAGAAAGGCATTTCCCGATTGACCGTCACGCATCAGGACGGCGGGACGAATGCCTACGTTGTCGTTGAGAACGGCGCCGAGAAGCGGCTTGCCGGATCCGAAACCATGGTTTCATTCGCGGGCTCTGACTTCTGGGTTGCGGATCTCGGACTGGAATTTCTGGCATGGCCCGGCCAACGAATCCTGCGCAAGGAAATCCGACGGGGACAATCCTGCAGCGTGCTGGAAAGCACGAATCCCAATCCCGAGCCGGGCACATACGTGCGTGTGCTTTCGTGGGTCGACATTGACACTGGCGGAATCGTCAATGCAGATGCGTTTGGCAACGAGCGGCGTCCCATAAAGGAATTTGCAGCGAAGTCCTTCAAGAAGATCGAGGGTCGTTGGGAACTGAAGGAGATCGAGATGTACGATCGCCGCTCCAACTCCCGGACCACCCTGACCTTCGACCTGAGAGCCGGCAAAACCCCGCCTGAAACTGGATCGCGCTGAGGGTTGTTCCTTGCCGCCAAGTTATTGCTGAATTGCGGACTCGTTCGCGCATCTCACGATCGAGATTTCTTGACCTTTCGCGATCGCGGGTGTGTTATCTCGCGTCAAGGCTGTGATGCGATCCTCCCCATGCAAAGTGTCCCGGGTGTTGCGCATGCGCACAGTTCTCGCGTTCTGCATCTGGCTTTCAGGGGCTTTCGCGGGATTTCCCGCAGAACGCGCGCCGTTTTCGGGCGCTTCGATTGTGGAGATCAAGTCGTTGGTTGCGCCGGTGGCTTACGATCCGAACGGGCATCCAAGTGTGATCGTTCGCGTTGATCGGGTGTTTCAAGGGTACAAGCGCAAGGGTTTTTTCACGATCGGCGCCTTTCCGGTTCCGATTGCCGAGGGCTTCTCGATTCAGGCGCGTGATGCCGAGGCACTGACACAGCTGAATTTGAATTCGATCCGAGCCGTCTGGGGCGAGCAGGTTCAAATCCGTGGATTTAAACTGCTGTTGGGAGACCAACAAATTCTCCAGGCACAAAATGCACAAGTCGATACGGGCGGAAGGATCACGCTTCGAAAAGGCCGCATCATCCTGCCAAACTTTCGCGAGGAGTTCGACAAGGCCACGTTGTGGGTCGGGGAAACAGCTCCTGGACGGCTCGCTTTCAACCTTCCACAACGCGCTGAAACGAATCTCTTTCAACTCGCCTGCAACCCAATCATCTCCACCAACGGGATTCTCCCATGAAACTGAAAGCGATTGCCACAGCCGTTCTCCTCGCCTGCTTCATCTTGAATGTCTCAGGGCAGACAGCAGACGACCACGTCGCCTGGGGCCG
This DNA window, taken from Verrucomicrobiia bacterium, encodes the following:
- a CDS encoding outer membrane lipoprotein-sorting protein; amino-acid sequence: MSRSLWISAAAVLIAGMVEAAQPVVLSREQGEREGRQLAEEMRSMRPEKPSASSGVLTIKRGSNPATTVPIRFDIKPYKRNWITTYEAAGVQKGISRLTVTHQDGGTNAYVVVENGAEKRLAGSETMVSFAGSDFWVADLGLEFLAWPGQRILRKEIRRGQSCSVLESTNPNPEPGTYVRVLSWVDIDTGGIVNADAFGNERRPIKEFAAKSFKKIEGRWELKEIEMYDRRSNSRTTLTFDLRAGKTPPETGSR
- a CDS encoding Hsp20/alpha crystallin family protein — translated: MSSSVHFVSRSASVQGKAHWVPNTDMYETENGLVIKVELAGMRSDNLEITVEGNRLRISGNRPDGCRAPKCSFLMMEINYGPFESVLELPPGSGYDLSQAKAAYLNGFLRIDVPLAQSQTKSTRVPIAEGN
- the lon gene encoding endopeptidase La, which translates into the protein MTSPDTEFISILGAAGNPEAPARVSAHSLPDVLPILGLSDIVIFPGMVAPLLVETPQSTKLIDDVVAGDRLLGVALQRKPEAENPTPEEMHEVGCAARLLKMLKFPDNTVRVLVEGLWRIRIKEYTGDAPYLNAKFELMKDVADDSVELTAMMRNAQGQFQEIIKLSPALSEQVKIAALNTEDPGHFTDLIAVNLNLSLEERQKLLETTSVKERLQFLLPMLNREHEVLTLSSKIQTEVATSISKTQRDFFLREQLRAIQRELGETDPNSTELSGLQDRIARTAMPDEVRQTATQELERLQQIPPAAAEYSVTRHYLDWILGLPWQKETEDKLDIKEAERILNQQHFGLSKVKDRLLEFLAVIKRRKEIKGPILCLVGPPGVGKTSLGRSVADALGRKFARIALGGMRDEAEIRGHRRTYVGALPGRIIQTLKRVESRNPVILLDELDKVGSDFRGDPASALLEVLDPAQNNTFTDYYIDLPFDLSRVLFLTTANWLDPIHPALRDRLEVIELPSYTESEKLQIAKQYLVPRQLEEHGLKKSEVRIPDTTVRRVILDYTREAGVRQLEREIAALARKATRQIVSNGEVEKPLVIAPERVKEFLGSPRFVSEVAENIKEIGIATGMAWTPVGGEVMFIEATRMPGKGGLLLTGSLGDVMKESAQTAMSYLRSQAKSLGMDVEDHSKYDIHIHVPAGATPKDGPSAGVTLLVALASLLTRKRVKSQVSMTGEISLRGRVLRVGGIKEKVLAASRFGIKEVVLPEQNKLDWEDVPEEVRKKLTVHFVRHISELLPLTLHTK